Below is a window of Nocardioides sp. S-1144 DNA.
CACGAAGCTCGCGAGCTCCTCGTCGCTCCACTCGGCGAGGCGCTCGCTGAGCCCCTTCTGCCGGTGGGCGACGACGTCGGCGAGCCGGGTGCGGGCCTCGTCGGTCACCGTGAGCAGCGTGGCGCGGGCGTCGGCGGGGTCCTTCTCGTCGGCCAGGAGGCCCAGCGAGATCAGGTGCTTCACGTGCCGGCTGACGGCGCCCTTGTCGAGGTCGAACTGCTCGGAGATCGCCGAGGCCCGCACCGGGCCGTCGCGCTCCACCGAGGTCAAGATCAGGTAGGACGCCGGCTGGAGCTCGTCGTGCACGGCGCGAGCCCGCACCCCGATCACCCGGCGGACCCGGCGGATCAGGACGCCGACCTCGGACTCGAGGGCGCGCAAGGTGTCCTCCCGGGCCGTCATCGGACCTGGTCGGCCGGGACCGACACCGTCGCGCCGGGCTCGCTGCCGGCGACGCCCTTGCCGGCGGCGTCACCGAGGGTGGTCCGCAGCGGGACCTCCTTGATGAACACGACGCAGAGCAGGGCCAGGGCCGCGAACGGCACCGAGATCAGGAAGATGTGGCCGATCGCCGTGCCGAAGGCGTGCTCGTAGAGCTCGCGGAACGGGGCCGGCAGCGCGCCCAGGTCGGGGATCGCGCTGGTCTGGTGCTCCTGGGCGGGCAGCCGGACGCCCTGGCGGGCCAGCTCGGTGGCGCCGTCGGTGACCTCGCGGGTCACCTGGTGCGACAGGACCGCGCCGAGGACCGACACGCCGATCGAGCCGCCGAGCGAGCGGAAGAAGGCCACGACCGAGCTGGCCGCGCCCATGTCGGCCTGGCTGGTGTTGTTCTGGACGGCCAGGACGAGGTTCTGCATGGTGGCGCCGAGGCCGACGCCGACCAGGGCCATGTAGAGCCCGACCACGACGAGGGCGGTGTCGGCGTCGATCGTGCCGAGCAGGGCGAAGCCGGCGACGACGAGCACGAGCCCGCCGACCAGCCAGCGCTTCCACACGCCGGTGTTGCTGATGATCCGGCCCGAGATGATGCTGGAGACCAGCAGGCCGCCGACCATCGCGACCGACATCAGGCCGGCCTCGGTCGGGCTCATGCCGCGGGCGAGCTGGAAGTACTGGCTCAGGTAGACGGTGGCGCCGAACATCGCGACGCCGATCATCACCGAGGCGGCGGTGGCCAGCGCGGTGGTGCGGTCGCGGAACAGGCGCAGCGGGATGACCGGCTCGGCGGCGACCCGGCCCTCGACGTACAGGGCGGCACCGATGACGACGAGACCGCCGACGACGAGCAGGACGCTGGTCGTGGAGACCCAGTCGAACGAGGAGCCGGCCAGCGAGACCCAGATGAGCAGCAGGCTGACGCCGCCGACGATCAGGGTGGCGCCGAGGTAGTCGATCCGGACGTCGTCGCGCTTGACCACCGGCAGGTGCAGGCGGCGCTGGAGCACGAAGAACGCGGCGACCGCGAACGGCAGACCGACGAAGAAGCAGCCGCGCCAGCCCAGCGGGCTGTCGACGACCAGGCCGCCGATGAGCGGGCCGCTGACCGTCGCGGTGGCGAAGACGGCGCCGATGTAGCCGGAGTACCGGCCGCGCTCGCGCGGGGAGACCATCGAGGCGATCACGACCTGCACCAGCGCGGTGAGGCCACCGACGCCGAGGCCCTGGATGACCCGGCCGCCGATCAGCACGCCCATGCTCGGCGCGAACGCCGCCACGAGGGAGCCGGCGGTGTAGATGACCAGCGCGCTCTGGACGAGCAGCTTCTTGCTGAACAGGTCGGCGAGCTTGCCCCAGATCGGGGTGGTCGCCGTCATCGCCAGCAGCGTGGCGACCACGACCCAGGTGTAGCCGGACTGCGACCCGTTCAGGTCGGTGACGATCCTCGGCAGCGCGTTGGTCACCACGGTGCTGGAGAGCATCGCCACGAACATGGCGAGCAGCAGCCCGCTCAGCGCCTCCAGGATCTCGCGGTGCGTCATCGGCACCGGCTCCGCGGCCGAGGCCGCGCTCTTCGTGCTCTCGGTGTTGCTCACGGTCGTCGACTCCATGCGAACTAGAAGGTTGTCAGTGGCAACTGTATTCCTTGATCGTTGACGACGACAACCAACCGTGACCCGGGTCTCATGCCAGTCTCATGCCAGGCCCGGAAAAACGGACAACCCGCAGGCGTGGCCTCCGTGGGGAGGCCGCCCCCGGGGACATGGTCCGGGTTCGCCTGCGGGTCGGGTGACTGCGGTGGATTGACCAGCAGCCTCGTCGGGTAGTCGGTCCCGACGCGTTGCTGGGCTGCTAGTGCGCAGCCACCTCACTTGTCCTATGAGAATGCATTGTGTAGGACCACCTCCCTTCCGTGTACGACGAGCGTAGGTCGCCGCGGCACGGCACTCAAGAGGTATTTCCGGTGCGGCCCACCGCCCGGTCGGGGCCGGGCCTCACTCGTGGACGGCGGCCGCGAACTGCGACTGGTACAGCCGGGCGTAGGCGCCCCCGACGGCCAGCAGGTCGGCGTGCGTGCCCTGCTCGACGATGGCCCCGTCCTCCATGACCAGGATGAGGTCGGCGTCGCGGATCGTGGAGAGCCGGTGGGCGATCACGAACGACGTCCGGTCGCTGCGCAGCGCGGCCATCGCCTGCTGCACGAGCAGCTCGGTGCGGGTGTCGACCGAGCTCGTGGCCTCGTCGAGGATGAGCAGGGCGGGGTCGGTCAGGAAGGCCCGGGCGATCGTGACGAGCTGCCGCTCGCCGGCGGACAGGTTCGACCCCTCCTCGTCGACCACGGTGTCGTAGCCCTCGGGCAGCGAGTGCACGAACCGGTCGACGAACGTGGCCCGCGCGGCCGCGAGGACGTCGTCCTCGCTCGCGCCGGGGCGGCCGTAGGCGATGTTGTCGCGGATCGTGCCCCCGAAGAGCCAGGTGTCCTGGAGCACCATGCCGATCCGGCCGCGCAGCGCGGCGCGGGGGAGCGCGGTGACGTCGACGCCGTCGATGGTGATCCGGCCGCCGTCGAGCTCGTAGAAGCGCATCACCAGGTTGACCAGGGTGGTCTTGCCGGCCCCGGTCGGCCCGACGATGGCCACCGTCTGGCCCGGCCGCGCGACCAGCGAGAGGTCGGTGATCAGCGGGCGGTCGGCGTCGTAGGCGAAGCTGACGTGCTCGAAGGCGACCTCGCCGCGGGTGACGACGCCGGCCGCGGTGGGCTCGGCGTCCGGGACCTCCTCGTCGGCGTCCAGGAGCTCGAAGACCCGCTCGGCCGAGGCGACGCCCGACTGCAGCAGGTTGGCCATCGAGGCCACCTGGGTCAGCGGCTGGGTGAACTGGCGCGTGTACTGCACGAAGGCCTGGACCTCGCCCAGCGTCAGCGAGCCGCTGGCCACGCGCAGCGCGCCGATGACGGCGACGACGACGTAGTTGAGGTTCCCGATGAACATCATCGAGGGCATGATCAGCCCGCTCACGAACTGCGCGCGGAAGCTGACGTCGTAGAGCTCGTCGTTCTGGCGGGCGAACTCGGTCTCGACCTCGTGCTGCCGGCCGAACACCTTGACCAGCGCGTGCCCGCTGAAGGTCTCCTCGATGTGGGCGTTGAGGGTGCCGGTCCGGCGCCACTGGGCCACGAACTGGCCCTGGGAGCGCCTCATGATCGCCCGGGTCACCAGCAGCGACAGCGGCACGCTGACCAGGGCGACCAGCGCGAGCAGCGGCGAGATCCAGAACATCATCGCCAGCACCGCGACCACCGTGGTGAGCGAGGTGAGGAGCTGGCTCATCGTCTGCTGCAGGGTCGTGGAGATGTTGTCGATGTCGTTGGTGACGCGGCTCAGGAGCTCGCCGCGCGGCGACCGGTCGAAGTAGCCGAGCGGGAGCCCGGTTGATCTTCTCCTCGACGTCCTGGCGCATCCGCCGCACGGTGCGCTGGACGACGCCGTTGAGGACGTACCCGGCCAGCCACCCGACGAGCGCGGCGACGGCGTACAGGGCCAGGACCCACACAGCAGCACCTGGCCGACGGCGCCGAAGTCGACGCCCTCGCCGGCCACGACGCCCTGCCCGCGGACGGCGTCGGGCAGCTCGGCGTCGGGCGTGCCGGCCGGGAACTGGCGGCCGATGAAGCCGTTGAACACGAGGTCGGTGGCGTGGCCGAGGATCCGCGGCCCGATCGACACCAGCACGACGGAGGCGACGGTCAGCACCGCCACGGCGACGGTCGGCCACCGGTCGGGGGTCAGCCGGGTCAGCAGCCGCCGGGCCGACGGCCCGAAGTCCATCGCCTTCTGGCCGACCATGCCGCCCCCCATGGGGCCGCGACCGGGCCCGCCGGCGGGGGCCTCGATGCGCTCGGTGGCCTTGAACTCCTGGGCCCTGCCCGGGGTCTGCTCGCTCATCGGGCGCCCACCTCCTCGGCCGACAGCTGGGACGCGACGATCTCCTGGTAGGTCCCGCACCCGGCGAGCAGGTCGTCGTGGGTGCCGCGGCCGACGACGCGGCCGTCCTCGAGCACCAGGATCTCGTCGGCGTCGCGGATGGTCGAGACGCGCTGGGCGACCACGACGACGGTCGCCTCGGTGGTCACCGGGGCGAGCGCGGCGCGGAGCCGGGCGTCGGTGGCGAGGTCGAGGGCCGAGAAGGAGTCGTCGAAGAGGTAGATGCCCGGTCGCCGCACGACGGCGCGGGCGATGGCCAGGCGCTGGCGCTGGCCGCCGGAGAAGTTCGTGCCGCCCTGCGCGACGGGCGCGTCGAGCCCCTCGGGCAACGCCGCGACGAAGTCGCGCGCCTGGGCGACGTCGAGCGCGGTCCAGATCTCCTCGTCGGTGGCGTCGGCCCGGCCGTGGCGGAGGTTGGAGCGCACCGTGCCGGAGAACAGGTAGCCGCGCTGCGGGACCAGCCCGATCTGCTCCCACAGCAGCGCCGGGTCGAGGTCGCGGACGTCGACGCCGGCGACCCGCACCGTGCCGGACGTCGCGTCAAACAGGCGCGGGACGAGGTTGACCAGGGTCGTCTTGCCGGCCCCGGTGGAGCCGATGACGGCGACCGTCTGGCCCGGCCGCGCGCGGAGCGAGACCTCGGCGAGCACGGGCTCGTCGGCGCCGGGGTAGGCGAAGGTGACGGCGTCCAGGTCGAGCTCGCCGCGACGGGCGGGGTCGGGGGCGACGGGCTCGGTGGCCACCACCACGGAGGTGTCGGTGTCGAGGACCTCGACGATCCGGTCGGCGCACACCGCCGAGCGCGGGACCTGCATGAGCATGAACGTGGCCATCATGATCGACATCAGGATCTGCATGAGGTAGCTCAGGAACGCGGTGAGGGCGCCGACGCCCATCTGGCCGTCGTCGACGCGGTGCCCGCCGAACCAGATGACGGCCACGCTGGCGACGTTCACGATCAGCATCACCAGCGGGAACATCGTGGCCAGCCAGCGGCCGGCCCGGACGGCGACCTCGGTGAGGTCGTCGTTGGCGCGGCCGAAGCGCTCGGCCTCGTACGGCTCGCGGACGAAGGCGCGCACGACGCGGATGCCGGTGATCTGCTCGCGCAGCACCCGGTTGACCTCGTCGATGCGGCCCTGCATCAACCGGAAGCTCGGCACCATCCGCGAGATCACGAACCCGACCGCCACGAACAGGGCGGGCACGACGACGGCGAGGATCCAGCCGAGGCCGGCGTCCTCGCGCAGCGCCATCACGACGCCGCCGACCATCATGATCGGCGAGGACGCCGCGATCAGGCAGGCCATCAGCACGAGCATCTGCACCTGGGTGACGTCGTTGGTGCCGCGGGTGATGAGCGACGGCGCCCCGAAGTGCTGCAGCTCGCGGGTGGAGAAGGTGCCGACCCGCGCGAAGAGGTCGGCGCGCAGGTCGCGGCCGAACGCCATGGCCGTGCGGGCGCCGTACCAGGCGGCGCCGACCGAGCCGACGATCTGCACCAGCGAGACCGCCAGCATCGTGGCGCCGAGGCGCAGGATGGTGCCGGTGTCGCCGACGGCGATGCCCTCGTCGATGATCCGGGCGTTGAGGCTCGGCAGGTAGAGCATCGCCAGCACGCTGAGGAGCTGGAGGACCACGACGGCCGCCACCCAGCCCCGGTAGGCGCCGAGGCGTTCGCGGAGCAGGCGGATCAGCATGCCGGTGCCCTCCTCAGGCCGACCAGGACGGTGTCGACGACCTGCTCGGGGGTGAGCAGCCGGCCGTCGGCGATGAGCTCGTGGCTGCCGGCGAAGGTGAGCAGCCGCAGGACGTGGGCGACGTGGTCGACCGGCTCGGTGAACTCCTCGTCGTCCCCGACGACGCCGGCGACGAGCTCCTCGAGCCGGGCCCGCCAGGCCTGGTGGTCGGCGGAGTCGTGGTGCGGCGGGCCGACCAGGCCGACCTGGCGCATCAGCGAGAACGTCGCACGGAAGCGCTGCTGGAAGATCGAGACCAGCAGCACCAGCCGCTCGCGCAGCGGCAGGTCCGGGTCGATCTCCTCGATCCGCGCCACCAGGTCACCGGGCTCGAAGGCCCGGGCGATCGCGGCGTCGACGAGCTCGTCCTTCGAGTCGACGACCCGGAAGATCGTCCCCTCGGCGACCCCGGCCGCCTCGGCGATCTGGCGCGTCGTCACCTGCCGGCCGTGCTCGCGCAGCAGGCGCAGCGTGGCGTCGACCAGCACCTCGCGCCTCTCGTCGGGCGCCATCGCCCGGGCTCGTGTCCTCACCCGGGCAGCATAGTGAGTGAGTACTCACTCACCAAGGGATTTCCGTGGCTGAGCGCCGGACCCCCGCTCAGGGGGCCAGCCGCTCGGTCGTCCACCCACCGGGGCCGCCGGGGTCGGTGGAGTCGGCGGAGCGGCGGTAGACGAGGCGGTCGTGCATCCGGCCCGGGCGACCCTGCCAGAACTCCACGACCTCGGGCCGGACCAGGTAGCCGCCCCACTCCTCCGGCACCGGGACGGCGTCGTCGGGGAGGTCGGCGAAGCGTGCCTCGACCTCGTCGTAGGACGCCGCCAGCTCCTCGCGCCCGGTGACGACCCGCGACTGGTGCGAGGCCCAGGCGCCGAGCTGGGAGCCGCGCGGGCGCACGGCGAAGTACGCCGCGACGTCGGCCGGCGGCAGCGGCGTGGCGACCCCCTCGACGCGCACCTGCCGCTCGAGCGGGTGCCAGGGGAAGAGCAGGGCGCAGCGCGGCTCGGCCGCGAGGTCCTCGCCCTTGCGGGAGGCGGTGTTGGTGAAGAAGCGGAAGCCGTCGTCGCCGTAGCCCTTGAGCAGCACGAACCGCGACGACGGCTGCCCGGACGGCGCCACGGTGGCCACCACCATCGCGTTCGGCTCGTGGATGCCGGAGTCGCGGGCCTCGGCGAACCAGCGCCCGAACATCGTCACCGGGTCGGGGGCGAGGTCGGCCTCGACGAGGCCACCCGCGGCGTACTCGTGGCGGAGGGCGCGGATGTCGTCTGCGGAGGCGTCGGCCATGCCCCGACGGTAGTGCGGCAGAATGCGTCGGCGGACCACCCACCCGTGGTCCCCCGTCGCGAAGGAGCGAGCATGACCGAGGTACACCACGGACTCGAGGGTGTCGTCGCCTTCGAGACGGAGATCGCGGAGCCCGACAAGGAGGGCTCGGCGCTGCGCTACCGCGGCGTCGACATCGAGGACATCGTCGGTCGCGTCCCGTTCGAGAACGTCTGGGGCCTGCTCATCGACGGCGCCTACACCCCGGGTCTCGCGCCGGCGGAGCCCTACAACCTCCCGGTGCACACCGGCGACGTCCGCGTCGACGTCCAGGCCGCGGTCGCGATGCTCGCCCCGGCCTTCGGCTTCGGCCAGACCTACGACATCAGCGACGAGCAGGCGCGCGAGGACATCGGCCGGCTCGCCGTGATGGTCCTCTCCTACGCCGCCCAGTCCGCGCGCGGCCTGACCCAGGCCGTCGTCCCGCAGCGGGTCGTCGACGAGGGCTCCACCCTCGCGGAGAAGTTCCTCATCCGCTGGAAGGGCGAGGCCGACCCGCAGCACGCGCACGCGATCGACGCCTACTGGAGCTCGGCGGCCGAGCACGGCATGAACGCCTCCACCTTCACCGCCCGCGTCATCACCTCCACCGGCGCCGACGTCGCCGCCGCGTTCTCCGGCGCCATCGGCGCGATGAGCGGCCCGCTGCACGGCGGCGCCCCGGCCCGCGTGCTGACCATGATCGAGGCGGTCGAGAGGTCCGGCGACGCCACGGCCTACGTCAAGGGCCTGCTCGACTCCGGCGAGCGGCTGATGGGCTTCGGCCACCGTGTCTACCGCGCCGAGGACCCGCGCGCCCGCGTGCTGCGCCGCACGGCCAAGGAGCTCGACGCCCCGCGCTACGCCGTCGCCGAGGCGCTCGAGCAGGCCGCGCTGAAGGAGCTGCGCGAGCGTCGTCCCGACCGCGTCCTGGAGACCAACGTCGAGTTCTGGGCCGCGATCGTCCTCGACTTCGCCGAGGTCCCGGCGCACATGTTCACCTCGATGTTCACCTGTGCCCGCACCGGCGGGTGGTCCGCGCACATCCTCGAGCAGAAGCGCACCGGCCGCCTGATCCGCCCCTCCGCCGTCTACACCGGCCCCGCGGCCCGCCAGGCCGACGAGGTCGACGGCTGGAACGCCGAGTGGGCCGGCTGACCCGCCCGACGCTGCGCACCGCGCGCATCGTGCTCGAGCCGCTGACGCTCGAGCACACCGACCTGCTGGTCGGGCTCGACTCCGACCCCGAGGTGCTGCGCCACATCTGGGGCCGGGCCCTGAGCCGCGAGGAGGTCGTCGGCACCTGGATGGCGAGGCGGACCCGCCCGGACGCCGACGCGCGCGCCCTGGGCTACTGGGTCGGCCACGACGCCACCGACGAGCCCGGTCGGTTCCTCGGGTGGTGGAGCCTCGGCGTCGACGACGACCCGACGACCGCCGAGCTCGGCTACCGGCTGCGCCGCGACGCGTGGGGTCGCGGCTACGCCACCGAGGGCGCGCGGGCCCTGCTGGCGCACGCCTTCGACACCGTCGGCCTGGCCTCGGTGTGGGCCGAGACCATGGCCGTCAACGCCGGGTCCCGCGGCGTGCTGGAGAAGCTCGGGCTCACCCACGTCGGCACCGAGGTCCGTCGGTGGGCGGACCCGCTGCCGGGCTGGGAGCAGGGCGAGGTGCGCTACGAGGTCCGGGCCGAGGACCGGCGCGCGAACCACGACGTCTGAGCCGGCGCCGCGCGGCGCCGCCGGCACGCCGACCCGCCCCTGCGGCCGGGGCCGGGTCAGCGCCGGGTGCGCTCCAGGTAGGCCGCGCCCCGCGGAGAGAGCGAGTAGCCGACGGCGTGGCTGGTCGTCAGGCCGAGGTTCTTCAGCTTGCGGACGTCGATCTTGAACGGCGCCGTCTCGCGACCCACCGACGCCGCGAGGTCGGGCGCGCGGACCTCCGGCCGCTCGCCGATCATCCGGAGGTAGGCGAGCGTCCACGGGCCGTGGGCGGCCGCCCGGTCGAGCCGCTCGAGCCGCCGGTCGAGCTCGGCGACGTCGTCGTCGGTGAGGTCGGCGCTCTCGCGCAGCGCGATCCGCGGGTCCTCCCCCGCCCACGCCAGGCGCACCCGGTAGGTCGGGAACGACTCCTCACCGGCCAGGCGCGCGCGGAGCCGGTCGGCGTCGGGCCACCCGGCCGCCAGCGCGTCGGCGTCGGTGATGGCCGCGGGGTCGACGACGGCGACGTCCTCGACCCGCACCAGCCCGGCGACGGTGGTGAAGACCCGGCCGGGCTCGACGTCCTGGCGGCGCCAGCGGCGGTAGGCCAGCGACACGGTGCCGTCGCGGACGCCGTGCGCGACCTTCACCGGGAGGAGCACCGCAGGTCCTTGCCGTAGCAGCGGCTCAACGGCGAGTCGCGGTAGTGGCCGAACCCGGGCACCCGGGTGTAGCCGGAGGACTCGTAGAGGGCGATGGCCTCGGGCTGGGCGATGCCGGTCTCGAGCACCAGTGCCTCGGCGCCGGCGGCGGCCGCGGTCGCCTCCAGGTGGGCCAGGACCAGCCGCGCCAGGCCCCGCCCGCGGGCCGACTCGACGACGTACATGCGCTTGACCTCGGCGGTCCGGGCCGTGCCGAGGACGACGACGTCGCTGCGCCGCCAGGCGCCGGTGGCGACCGGCCGGCCGGCGTCGGCGTCGTCGTAGGCCACGAAGAACGACCCGGTCGGCGGCACGAACATGAGCGGGTCGAGCGGGGTGTCGTCGGGGCTGCCGTAGCGGCGGACGTACTCCTGCTGCACCTCCGCGACCAGCCGCACGGCGTCGGGATCGCCGTAGTCGACGCGGGTGATGCGCACGGCGGTGGTCTCAGCCACGTGCCGACCTCTCTCTCCGGTGGGGGACGCTGACAGGATAGGGAGCGTGACCGACGCCCTCCGGATCCCCTCCGACCTGCTGCCCGTCGACGGCCGGTTCGGCGCCGGCCCGTCGAAGATCCAGCCCGCGCACCTCGACGCCCTCGCCGCCACCGGCGCCTCGCTGATGGGCACCTCGCACCGTCAGGCGCCCGTGCGCGACCTGGTCGGCCGGGTGCGCCGGGGCGTCTCGGCGCTGTTCTCGCTGCCCGACGGCTACGAGGTCGTCCTCGGCAACGGCGGCGCGACGGCCTTCTGGGACGTCGCCACCCACGGGCTCGTGCAGCGGCGCAGCCAGCACCTGGTCTTCGGCGAGTTCTCCTCGAAGTTCGCCGCCGCGGCGAAGGCGGCGCCGTGGCTCGACGACCCGTCGGTCATCGCGGCCGACCCGGGCTCGCGCCCGGTGGCGGTCGCCGAGGACGGCGTCGACGTCTACGCCTGGGCGCACAACGAGACCTCGACCGCGGTGATGGCTCCCGTGGTCCGGCCAGCCGGCACGAGCGCCGAGGGGCCCGACGGCGCGCTGGTGCTGGTCGACGCCACGTCGGGGGCCGGCGGGCTGCCCGTCGACGTCGCCGAGTGCGACGTCTACTACTTCGCCCCGCAGAAGTCCTTCGCCTCCGACGGCGGCCTCTGGCTGGCCCTGATGTCGCCCGCGGCGCTGGAGCGCGCCGCGTCCGTCGCCGCGAGCGGGCGCCACGTGCCCGCGTTCTTCGACCTGCCGACGGCGATCGACAACTCCCGCAAGGACCAGACCTACAACACGCCGTCGGTGGCCACGCTGTTCCTGATGGCCGAGCAGCTCGACTGGATGCACGCCCACGGCGGCCTGGCCGGCATGGTCGAGCGCACCACCGCGTCCTCCGACGCCCTCTACGGCTGGGCCGAGGCGTCGTCGTTCGCCCGTCCCTACGTCGCCGAGCCCGCGCACCGCTCGCTGGTGATCGGCACGATCAACTTCGAGGAGTCCGTCGACGCCGCCGCGG
It encodes the following:
- a CDS encoding TetR/AcrR family transcriptional regulator; the protein is MRTRARAMAPDERREVLVDATLRLLREHGRQVTTRQIAEAAGVAEGTIFRVVDSKDELVDAAIARAFEPGDLVARIEEIDPDLPLRERLVLLVSIFQQRFRATFSLMRQVGLVGPPHHDSADHQAWRARLEELVAGVVGDDEEFTEPVDHVAHVLRLLTFAGSHELIADGRLLTPEQVVDTVLVGLRRAPAC
- a CDS encoding MDR family MFS transporter codes for the protein MESTTVSNTESTKSAASAAEPVPMTHREILEALSGLLLAMFVAMLSSTVVTNALPRIVTDLNGSQSGYTWVVVATLLAMTATTPIWGKLADLFSKKLLVQSALVIYTAGSLVAAFAPSMGVLIGGRVIQGLGVGGLTALVQVVIASMVSPRERGRYSGYIGAVFATATVSGPLIGGLVVDSPLGWRGCFFVGLPFAVAAFFVLQRRLHLPVVKRDDVRIDYLGATLIVGGVSLLLIWVSLAGSSFDWVSTTSVLLVVGGLVVIGAALYVEGRVAAEPVIPLRLFRDRTTALATAASVMIGVAMFGATVYLSQYFQLARGMSPTEAGLMSVAMVGGLLVSSIISGRIISNTGVWKRWLVGGLVLVVAGFALLGTIDADTALVVVGLYMALVGVGLGATMQNLVLAVQNNTSQADMGAASSVVAFFRSLGGSIGVSVLGAVLSHQVTREVTDGATELARQGVRLPAQEHQTSAIPDLGALPAPFRELYEHAFGTAIGHIFLISVPFAALALLCVVFIKEVPLRTTLGDAAGKGVAGSEPGATVSVPADQVR
- the serC gene encoding phosphoserine transaminase, producing MTDALRIPSDLLPVDGRFGAGPSKIQPAHLDALAATGASLMGTSHRQAPVRDLVGRVRRGVSALFSLPDGYEVVLGNGGATAFWDVATHGLVQRRSQHLVFGEFSSKFAAAAKAAPWLDDPSVIAADPGSRPVAVAEDGVDVYAWAHNETSTAVMAPVVRPAGTSAEGPDGALVLVDATSGAGGLPVDVAECDVYYFAPQKSFASDGGLWLALMSPAALERAASVAASGRHVPAFFDLPTAIDNSRKDQTYNTPSVATLFLMAEQLDWMHAHGGLAGMVERTTASSDALYGWAEASSFARPYVAEPAHRSLVIGTINFEESVDAAAVAAVLRANGVVDTEPYRKLGQNQLRVAMYPAVDPADVEALTRCLDWVVEHLS
- a CDS encoding GNAT family N-acetyltransferase codes for the protein MAETTAVRITRVDYGDPDAVRLVAEVQQEYVRRYGSPDDTPLDPLMFVPPTGSFFVAYDDADAGRPVATGAWRRSDVVVLGTARTAEVKRMYVVESARGRGLARLVLAHLEATAAAAGAEALVLETGIAQPEAIALYESSGYTRVPGFGHYRDSPLSRCYGKDLRCSSR
- a CDS encoding ABC transporter ATP-binding protein gives rise to the protein MLIRLLRERLGAYRGWVAAVVVLQLLSVLAMLYLPSLNARIIDEGIAVGDTGTILRLGATMLAVSLVQIVGSVGAAWYGARTAMAFGRDLRADLFARVGTFSTRELQHFGAPSLITRGTNDVTQVQMLVLMACLIAASSPIMMVGGVVMALREDAGLGWILAVVVPALFVAVGFVISRMVPSFRLMQGRIDEVNRVLREQITGIRVVRAFVREPYEAERFGRANDDLTEVAVRAGRWLATMFPLVMLIVNVASVAVIWFGGHRVDDGQMGVGALTAFLSYLMQILMSIMMATFMLMQVPRSAVCADRIVEVLDTDTSVVVATEPVAPDPARRGELDLDAVTFAYPGADEPVLAEVSLRARPGQTVAVIGSTGAGKTTLVNLVPRLFDATSGTVRVAGVDVRDLDPALLWEQIGLVPQRGYLFSGTVRSNLRHGRADATDEEIWTALDVAQARDFVAALPEGLDAPVAQGGTNFSGGQRQRLAIARAVVRRPGIYLFDDSFSALDLATDARLRAALAPVTTEATVVVVAQRVSTIRDADEILVLEDGRVVGRGTHDDLLAGCGTYQEIVASQLSAEEVGAR
- a CDS encoding MarR family winged helix-turn-helix transcriptional regulator, which produces MTAREDTLRALESEVGVLIRRVRRVIGVRARAVHDELQPASYLILTSVERDGPVRASAISEQFDLDKGAVSRHVKHLISLGLLADEKDPADARATLLTVTDEARTRLADVVAHRQKGLSERLAEWSDEELASFVGELSRYNSALNATIDA
- the pdxH gene encoding pyridoxamine 5'-phosphate oxidase; its protein translation is MADASADDIRALRHEYAAGGLVEADLAPDPVTMFGRWFAEARDSGIHEPNAMVVATVAPSGQPSSRFVLLKGYGDDGFRFFTNTASRKGEDLAAEPRCALLFPWHPLERQVRVEGVATPLPPADVAAYFAVRPRGSQLGAWASHQSRVVTGREELAASYDEVEARFADLPDDAVPVPEEWGGYLVRPEVVEFWQGRPGRMHDRLVYRRSADSTDPGGPGGWTTERLAP
- a CDS encoding citrate synthase 2, which produces MTEVHHGLEGVVAFETEIAEPDKEGSALRYRGVDIEDIVGRVPFENVWGLLIDGAYTPGLAPAEPYNLPVHTGDVRVDVQAAVAMLAPAFGFGQTYDISDEQAREDIGRLAVMVLSYAAQSARGLTQAVVPQRVVDEGSTLAEKFLIRWKGEADPQHAHAIDAYWSSAAEHGMNASTFTARVITSTGADVAAAFSGAIGAMSGPLHGGAPARVLTMIEAVERSGDATAYVKGLLDSGERLMGFGHRVYRAEDPRARVLRRTAKELDAPRYAVAEALEQAALKELRERRPDRVLETNVEFWAAIVLDFAEVPAHMFTSMFTCARTGGWSAHILEQKRTGRLIRPSAVYTGPAARQADEVDGWNAEWAG
- a CDS encoding GNAT family N-acetyltransferase; this encodes MGRLTRPTLRTARIVLEPLTLEHTDLLVGLDSDPEVLRHIWGRALSREEVVGTWMARRTRPDADARALGYWVGHDATDEPGRFLGWWSLGVDDDPTTAELGYRLRRDAWGRGYATEGARALLAHAFDTVGLASVWAETMAVNAGSRGVLEKLGLTHVGTEVRRWADPLPGWEQGEVRYEVRAEDRRANHDV